The following are from one region of the Gossypium hirsutum isolate 1008001.06 chromosome D03, Gossypium_hirsutum_v2.1, whole genome shotgun sequence genome:
- the LOC107949531 gene encoding uncharacterized protein isoform X1, whose amino-acid sequence MLHLPFSPKFKLFLSKFKLPIRRKARFFNKKVLEQCRSSILIPVGAFDPLLYATITFRFLGLNLVGHSTMQCSTLMRLMLDEPSILFYLSVLKVGFGTWVLTFEFFYEVTIHR is encoded by the exons ATGCTACACCTTCCATTTTCTCCCAAATTCAAACTTTTCCTTTCAAAATTTAAGCTCCCAATCCGCCGCAAAGCTCGATTCTTCAACAAAAAGGTGCTGGAACAATGCCGTTCCTCTATTCTGATTCCTGTAGGAGCATTCGACCCATTGCTTTATGCAACGATTACTTTCAGATTTTTGGGCT TAAATTTGGTGGGACACAGCACTATGCAGTGTTCAACTTTGATGAGACTAATGTTAGATGAGCCATCAATTTTGTTTTATCTTTCCGTATTGAAG GTTGGTTTTGGCACGTGGGTTTTAACGTTCGAGTTCTTCTATGAAG TCACTATTCATAGGTAG
- the LOC107949531 gene encoding uncharacterized protein isoform X2 produces MLHLPFSPKFKLFLSKFKLPIRRKARFFNKKVLEQCRSSILIPVGAFDPLLYATITFRFLGYILGKKCREVRRIIVAMLKVKMQQVGFGTWVLTFEFFYEVTIHR; encoded by the exons ATGCTACACCTTCCATTTTCTCCCAAATTCAAACTTTTCCTTTCAAAATTTAAGCTCCCAATCCGCCGCAAAGCTCGATTCTTCAACAAAAAGGTGCTGGAACAATGCCGTTCCTCTATTCTGATTCCTGTAGGAGCATTCGACCCATTGCTTTATGCAACGATTACTTTCAGATTTTTGGGCT ATATTTTGGGTAAAAAATGTAGAGAAGTTAGAAGAATTATAGTTGCCATGCTGAAAGTAAAGATGCAGCAG GTTGGTTTTGGCACGTGGGTTTTAACGTTCGAGTTCTTCTATGAAG TCACTATTCATAGGTAG
- the LOC107949532 gene encoding ycf20-like protein isoform X2, which translates to MIVYMACQVGRINLQAGLSISENDVFASSCLTLATCAIQRWSNELSLSGQSSKIGLKSLTFPKKSSTQRHGWKIALALDTGGVPGNGEDSLNSDSSNLGGTRLGRIVSAGGRQLLEKLNSARKNFPMKIFLLLLGFYTANALATILGQTGDWDVLVAGVVVAAIEGIGMLMYRKSPSLKTGRLQSIVVMVNYWKAGVCLGLFVDAFKLGS; encoded by the exons ATGATTGTG TATATGGCCTGTCAAGTGGGAAGAATCAATTTGCAAGCAGGTTTATCAATATCGGAGAATGATGTCTTTGCAAGTTCGTGTCTGACGCTTGCAACTTGTGCAATCCAGAGGTGGAGCAATGAGCTTAGTTTAAGTGGACAATCTTCGAAGATTGGTTTAAAGTCTTTAACGTTCCCCAAAAAGAG TTCAACACAAAGACATGGTTGGAAAATAGCATTGGCCTTAGACACTGGTGGGGTGCCTGGAAATGGTGAAGATAGTCTCAACAGTGACAGCTCTAATCTTGGTGGTACTCGACTGGGCAGGATAGTAAGTGCAGGTGGGAGGCagctattagagaagttgaactCGGCAAGAAAGAACTTCCCCATGAAGATATTCCTCCTCCTTTTGGGCTTCTATACTGCAAATGCTTTGGCAACTATTCTTGGACAAACAGGTGATTGGGATGTATTAGTTGCTGGGGTTGTTGTTGCTGCAATCGAGGGGATCGGTATGCTTATGTACAGAAAGTCCCCTTCTTTAAAAACTGGAAGATTGCAGTCGATTGTGGTAATGGTTAACTATTGGAAAGCCGGAGTGTGCTTAGGTCTTTTTGTTGATGCTTTTAAATTAGGTAGTTAA
- the LOC107949532 gene encoding ycf20-like protein isoform X1: MSVYMACQVGRINLQAGLSISENDVFASSCLTLATCAIQRWSNELSLSGQSSKIGLKSLTFPKKSSTQRHGWKIALALDTGGVPGNGEDSLNSDSSNLGGTRLGRIVSAGGRQLLEKLNSARKNFPMKIFLLLLGFYTANALATILGQTGDWDVLVAGVVVAAIEGIGMLMYRKSPSLKTGRLQSIVVMVNYWKAGVCLGLFVDAFKLGS, from the exons ATGTCAGTG TATATGGCCTGTCAAGTGGGAAGAATCAATTTGCAAGCAGGTTTATCAATATCGGAGAATGATGTCTTTGCAAGTTCGTGTCTGACGCTTGCAACTTGTGCAATCCAGAGGTGGAGCAATGAGCTTAGTTTAAGTGGACAATCTTCGAAGATTGGTTTAAAGTCTTTAACGTTCCCCAAAAAGAG TTCAACACAAAGACATGGTTGGAAAATAGCATTGGCCTTAGACACTGGTGGGGTGCCTGGAAATGGTGAAGATAGTCTCAACAGTGACAGCTCTAATCTTGGTGGTACTCGACTGGGCAGGATAGTAAGTGCAGGTGGGAGGCagctattagagaagttgaactCGGCAAGAAAGAACTTCCCCATGAAGATATTCCTCCTCCTTTTGGGCTTCTATACTGCAAATGCTTTGGCAACTATTCTTGGACAAACAGGTGATTGGGATGTATTAGTTGCTGGGGTTGTTGTTGCTGCAATCGAGGGGATCGGTATGCTTATGTACAGAAAGTCCCCTTCTTTAAAAACTGGAAGATTGCAGTCGATTGTGGTAATGGTTAACTATTGGAAAGCCGGAGTGTGCTTAGGTCTTTTTGTTGATGCTTTTAAATTAGGTAGTTAA